GATGATACCGAGGAACTGCGAGAGCTCCCCGCTCGGCGTTGAAAGCAGCTCGATATTGGAAACCTTGCCATTAGAATCGATGGTCAATTGATGTTTCACTGTTTCGACGAGCTGGGCGATCTGACTCAGAAGGTCCGCAGGCACTGGCTGCTCGGCCGAAACCGCTTCCACGGCAACGTCGCGATACGCGCGTACATACTTTCCCTGTGTGCTTGGCGTTTGATCGACGACCATCGAAATTTTTGTAGAAGAGGAACTCAACTCAGCCCCCACTCCCGCAGTCTGGGTCTGCTCAAGGCTCGTGCGCCACGAGCTTTCGCCAGGCTCAACCATGAAACTCAGAGTCCCTTCACGTTCAAGTTCAGGCATTTTCTGAGCGCTCGCGGACGCGACTTCGCGCGTTGCAGACTCCCCGACCTCGCCTCCACCCTCAAAGGCGAAATAAAACCCAACTACGGCCAGGGCAATCCCGAGCCCAAATAGTGGCATCAACTTCTGCTTCTTTGGTTTGGTTTTTGATTCACTCAAACTGAGGACTCCATTCAGTGGGCGAGAGTGTCTTTAAGGGATCTTTGGATTTCCCGCAATTTGGTATGCGAACTTCAATGAAATGCATATTTGGGCGCGAGTATCGTCTGAACGATTGAATACCGCGGCACCCATTGGTGTTGAGGTAGCGTTATTCAACGGATTCTAATAGAGTCCCGGCTCGGTGAATTGGAGATAATATGAAGAACATTCTTGTCATGGTGCTTTTGGTTTTCGCAGCACAGAATGCTTGGGCACAAGATAACGGAACCCCGGATGAATATGCCGAGCGGGTCCAAGATTTCTATAAAGCAACGAGCGACTTTCAGTCGAAGTTCGTGCAAACTTACACGGACCTTGCTGCAGGCGACCAAAAGGTCAGCTTTGGGCGCGTCTATTTCAAAAAACCCGGGAAAATGCGTTGGGATTACCTCGTCGATAAGAACTCCTCTAAACGAGAGAAGGTCTACGTCAGTGATGGAGACGCCTTTTGGATTTACGAGACGGAATTTCAGCAGGTCTTCAAACAATGCCTTGCGGAAAGCCAACTCCCTACCAGTCTTCGTTTCCTGATGGGTGAAGGGGACCTCTTAGCCGAGTTCAACATCACGTTTGCGAAAGGTTCGACCGAAAAGGCGCCAAAGCTACGATTGGTCCCCAAAGTCCCCACATCGCGCTACAAAGAGTTGCAGTTCGAGGTCAATCCAACCACCTACCAGGTGGTGAAAACGACCATTTTCGACCCATACGGCAACACAAATGAGATCAAGTTCGATGCGGCCTTGGTGAATAAAAACCTTCCGGACTCCGGGTTTGTGTTTAAAACACCGAAAGGCGCTCGAGAGATCAATCCCCAAAAAACGTGTCAATAATGTGACCCGCTTGAGTCTTTGTCAGCCAAGTCGAGAACGCTCCTGTGCTGCGTGCTGCGGAATCTATAACGACTCGGGAACTCGCGTCGAAGTGACGGCCGAAGTTCGTGAGCGTACACGGGAGTTTCGCTCGATCTCGCGCCCCCTCGAAGTCGAATCTCTAAGAGATTTCCGCCAAAAGTGGGAGAAAGAGGCTGACCAACGCCTCATGGCCGAGCTTCAAAACTGCCCATTTGTAGGCTTCCTTGACGGACCCGACACAGCTCCAAGCGGACGACTTGGCTGTATGGTTCATCCTCTCCAAAACCAGGGATTTG
This Microvenator marinus DNA region includes the following protein-coding sequences:
- a CDS encoding LolA family protein, which translates into the protein MKNILVMVLLVFAAQNAWAQDNGTPDEYAERVQDFYKATSDFQSKFVQTYTDLAAGDQKVSFGRVYFKKPGKMRWDYLVDKNSSKREKVYVSDGDAFWIYETEFQQVFKQCLAESQLPTSLRFLMGEGDLLAEFNITFAKGSTEKAPKLRLVPKVPTSRYKELQFEVNPTTYQVVKTTIFDPYGNTNEIKFDAALVNKNLPDSGFVFKTPKGAREINPQKTCQ